The proteins below are encoded in one region of Pan paniscus chromosome 4, NHGRI_mPanPan1-v2.0_pri, whole genome shotgun sequence:
- the CKMT2 gene encoding creatine kinase S-type, mitochondrial, protein MASIFSKLLTGRNASLLFATMGTSVLTTGYLLNRQKVCAEVREQPRLFPPSADYPDLRKHNNCMAECLTPAIYAKLRNKVTPNGYTLDQCIQTGVDNPGHPFIKTVGMVAGDEESYEVFADLFDPVIKLRHNGYDPRVMKHTTDLDASKITQGQFDEHYVLSSRVRTGRSIRGLSLPPACTRAERREVENVAITALEGLKGDLAGRYYKLSEMTEQDQQRLIDDHFLFDKPVSPLLTCAGMARDWPDARGIWHNYDKTFLIWINEEDHTRVISMEKGGNMKRVFERFCRGLKEVERLIQERGWEFMWNERLGYILTCPSNLGTGLRAGVHVRIPKLSKDPRFSKILENLRLQKRGTGGVDTAAVADVYDISNIDRIGRSEVELVQIVIDGVNYLVDCEKKLERGQDIKVPPPLPQFGKK, encoded by the exons ATGGCCAGTATCTTTTCTAAGTTGCTAACTGGCCGCAATGCTTCTCTGCTGTTTGCTACCATGGGCACCAGTGTCCTGACCACCGGGTACCTGCTGAACCGGCAGAAAGTGTGTGCCGAGGTCCGGGAGCAGCCTAGGCTATTTCCTCCAAG CGCAGACTACCCAGACCTGCGCAAGCACAACAACTGCATGGCCGAGTGCCTCACCCCCGCCATTTATGCCAAGCTTCGCAACAAGGTGACACCCAACGGCTACACGCTGGACCAGTgcatccagactggagtggacAACCCTGGCCACCCCTTCATAAAGActgtgggcatggtggctggtgacGAGGAGTCCTATGAG GTGTTTGCTGACCTTTTTGACCCCGTCATCAAACTAAGACACAACGGCTACGACCCCAGGGTGATGAAGCACACAACGGATCTGGACGCATCAAAG ATCACCCAAGGGCAGTTCGACGAGCATTACGTGCTGTCTTCTCGGGTGCGCACTGGCCGCAGCATCCGTGGGCTGAGCCTGCCGCCCGCCTGCACCCGGGCCGAGCGAAGGGAGGTAGAGAACGTGGCCATCACTGCCCTGGAGGGCCTCAAGGGGGACCTGGCTGGCCGCTACTACAAGCTGTCCGAGATGACGGAGCAGGACCAGCAGCGGCTCATCGAT GACCACTTTCTGTTTGATAAGCCAGTGTCCCCTTTATTAACATGTGCTGGGATGGCCCGTGACTGGCCAGATGCCAGGGGAATCTG GCATAATTATGATAAGACATTTCTCATCTGGATAAATGAGGAGGATCACACCAGGGTAATCTCAATGGAAAAAGGAGGCAATATGAAACGAGTATTTGAGCGATTCTGTCGTGGACTAAAAGAA GTAGAACGGTTAATCCAAGAACGAGGCTGGGAGTTCATGTGGAATGAGCGCCTAGGATACATTTTGACCTGTCCTTCGAACCTTGGAACAGGACTACGAGCTGGTGTCCACGTTAGGATCCCAAAGCTCAGCAAG GACCCACGCTTTTCTAAGATCCTGGAAAACCTAAGACTCCAGAAGCGTGGCACAGGTGGTGTGGACACTGCCGCGGTCGCAGATGTGTACGACATTTCCAACATAGATAGAATTGGTCGATCAGAG GTTGAGCTTGTTCAGATAGTCATCGATGGAGTCAATTACCTGGTGGATTGTGAAAAGAAGTTGGAGAGAGGCCAAGATATTAAGGTGCCACCCCCTCTGCCTCAGTTTGGCAAAAAGTAA